Genomic DNA from Caloenas nicobarica isolate bCalNic1 chromosome 3, bCalNic1.hap1, whole genome shotgun sequence:
TCCAAGATATGTATGCAAACATATGTAAATGCTTAGGTCTTCCTAGCACATACATTAATTCCCCCAGTTAAATTTTTCTAGgattaaagatgaaaaatgttgtttttgAAATTTTGACGATTTTAACTCCAAAAGGCCACCTACCTTAAATGTCTGTTGGTGGGGCCAAGCAAGGTAGAagatttggtttttgtttatataGTATATCTATCACTGCTTGATAAAAATAGATCAGTCCCACAGTAAGCCCATTGTAGAGCATGAGATTTGCAAATTGTTGGATGGCTCATCTAAAAATAATGGCTACGAACTTTGATTAGTTGTTGTATGCCCCTCTGTGATAGCTCCTGCTGAGAGTCAAGGAACAGCACATCAAGGCAGGGCCGAGAAAAGCTTTCATTAGGGAGGCTGGCGTTGCTGGGAGTCATGCTGATTTTATAAAACCTgaaaaggtttggtttttttttttaaaaaagggcaGGATGAATTTGGGCTAGAAATgtctttctgttatttttccagtAGAGAAGTGGGTTGACAGTGCTGGAGCAAACTGGGATCCCGTATCAGTTACTGAAAGCTTCTCTTCTATCAGATAGGCTTTTGTTAGGGTTGAGCATAAATATTCTATTCCACTAGGTTTAATTTTGGGGGTGGGGGTAGGGGGGCCTAGTTTCACCTGCAATGCAGTTTAAGAGAGTTCCCTCTAGATGAATGAAAAGTGAAAGATTTATCTGTGCCACTGAAGATGGAAGAGAGAGCTGTGTaacatggaagagaaaaaatgctggAGAACGTGTGAAAGATCCATGGGCACAAAGAAGGAATCAGAAGCTACAGAGTTACATGGGAGTGGGAAAATCCATCTGCTGCAGGGTATTATAAAGATTAAGGAAATTGGTTGCATCtggtttgaaattatttttgcattgttcTCTACTGTTGACATGGCACAGAACtgtttattacttttttccccacagacaCCACTAGCTCCCCCTGAAGTTCAGCAGCAATATTTATCAAGTATTCAGCACCTTTTAGGAGATGGTATGATACTAATTATAAACTAACTACACTTACAAAGCACTACTTTTTTCCAGACTTGAGCAAATCATTAGAATAActttgacactttttttttgttctaggACTGACTGAGTTAATAACTGTTGTTAAACAAGCTGTGCATAAAGTTTTTGGAAGGTAAGAGTCTGTTTCTTTGTGGttagcttttaatttttattgtgaTGACTGTTCCcaaaacaatgaattttattagcatttttttaaaaaaagaaggcatACAGACTTTTTCCAAAACAGTGTTTCTATTATAGCAGGCTATGTCTGTGCAAGCCAATGTGGCAGACTGGGATCCTATTACTTTTGAACATGTTATCAGTAGGAGAATAAAGTGTCATTGTTCATTTTGCAATCCGCACTgtagtcttttttcttttccagtatttcCCTTAAGCACACCCTGTCTCTTCTGGAGCTGGAACAGAAACTTAAAGATATCAGGAAAGTAGTGGAACGTAAAGATTCAGACCAGATTGCATCTTACTCTCCCTTATGTCATTATCTGATGCCAGATGAAGAAAACCCCTTGGCTACCCAggtatttctttcagtttctttaatctgccttttttcattctgtgttttttgtttgtttcggaGCGCGAAGTGTGCATAAGAGTCTTCTAGTTGTATCATGTACCACAGCATCTTTAATAAATGGTGATGCCTCTTCTGTCATAAATCAAGTGTCCTTCTCTCTTTAATCAAGACAAAGTTGTACTTTCTTGAGATTTGATTGAAAACAAGTGTCATCCTCAAACTGCCAGCTCTGAGCTCAGAAATAGCCCAATTACTGCTTTTAGCCTGTGACATACGCTGTAACACGGTACACCGTAACTCAGCCCTAAGCTGTGTTACCTGGCACTTGCGTATGAGCAAAGATCATGGACAGTTGTAGCATCTCGGCTGCAGCACAAGAAGGTGACAGTGTGCTGGAGTCCTTTATTGCTTTGGGCTGGAAAAAGAATGGGCATCAAAAGAAAGGTGTATCTCATCTCAGTTGTAACATTAGAAAATTTAGGTTGAAGAAAACTCATTCTTAATTTGGTACTACACTAGTATAAAGAAGAAACTCAGGCTTCAGTGTGCGACTACATACACTTATCCCTTTAACTTAAGCTGGTATGCAgggtttgtttcagttttggagGTCAGAAGTAGAAAAATACTTTGCTCAATATTTCTGGTATTTCCTGCTAATACTGTTtttagtaaaaaagaaaaatcctataGTGactatttaaaaggaaaattagaacACAAATTATAAAGAAACTGATTTATGACAGTAAATCTTTTCATTTAAGTAGATTTGATTTACACATCTTGACTTAGTTTCATGGTACAAAACTTGTCTATTTCTACTCTTACCATTGCCTATGGATTTCTTACTAAATAGtgtctgtctttgctttttctagGCCTGTGGACTCACAGAAAGAGACATTGCTACAATTAAATTACTTAATGAAACCAGAGATATGCTAGAAAGGTATGGAGAAATATCCTGTATTCATATTAAACTCTTCCTCACAACTACTGTTTGTGTGAGACAATTACTTTCCTATAAAAAGCTGTCACCCTTCATTTGCAAAATCTGACCACTCTGCTGCATTAAATTCTTCTATGCACTAATTGTCGGCtgggattttcaaaatttaagaaCTCTTGAGACCCATTTATAAGAAATAATCCCACCTCAATAAGATAACCAGGATGTCCTTCCCAGTCAGACCCCTTTATCTCTTCCTCACCTTTTCTGTAGTTATTCAGGAACAGAGCAGTACTTTTCTACTGCTAAACCAGGgtaaattttatttgatttactTGCTTTGATGAACACCAGTTTTGGCTTATcggaatttatttttaataacatggTTTTGAGATTGGTCGTATGCATCCTTTTACCAGAGAGCTACTGAAGTCAGGTTTCTATAATAAATGGGGAATATGAGTAAATTGAGCCAGATGCCAAACTGTTCTTACAGTTTAGCTGCTGGAGATCTGGGGCATTTTGAAGGATAAAGCCCTTCTGTGTTGTTACTTAGCAAGAAATAGAGACGTGAGGAATACTTTCAATTTATCTGGTTTGTAGTAACCTTAGGGTAGAGTGTAGGTTGTTGATTGGTTTGCTGTGGAGTTATTGGGGAGCTGGTCTTTCTTGAGCTGTTTATACAAATGGCCTTTTCTCTGGGTCATACATCTTCCTTTAGGGGAGGAACATCTGTAGCACTGAACGCTTGCAATGtttttttagtttggaaaaCTAAATCCCAGgaatcaaaacttttttttttcagtccagaCTTCAGTACAGTTTTGAGCACGTGTTTAAATAGAGGATTCAGTCGACTGCTGGACAATATGGCAGAGTTTTTTAGACCTACGGAACAGGACCTCTCTCAAAATGGCTCTGTAAATaggtaaatgttttcttttgttgtggTTCTCTCGTGAATAATGCTTCAGGTTCATAGTGAATTCCAAAGAAGGCTGTGGATTTTCCTGCCTACTTGAAGTTCTCATGCTGGAAAACattctgtttcttgcttttcaaaaatagAGTCTTCTCACTTTACCCATAAAGTTGTTAGAATTCGCGTGAGAtctaaaagcagaaatgagagAACCTGTACATCCCACTTTTTGTCTGACCACTGTACAAGCAGAGGATTTACCCCACTGGGGGTGCCTACTGTGGAACATGCCACCATACCTCCCCTGAGGCCATGAGAAACACAGCAGTCCCTTGGAAGTACATATGTATACTATAGCAGGTAAATTCTGTGTGCCCCAGACTGACTGTCAGTTAGTTCTCAAGGAAGGCAGGCAAATACACATAGCCAAAGCACCTACAGAGCTTTAGGTTCTTAGCTGGTATGCTGAAAGAAAGGAGATTAACATTCAGGATCTTCTGCCTCTTCCTAGAAGACTGTTTAACTTCagaataaaatctatttttaactttgcttttaaacagTGCAGTCAGAGTGTTAGAAATCCAAAAGCAGAGTTCAGATCcttgaaatatgttttctaaaatattaaaattaaaaccttgAATAATAAATGggtttacatatttttattttaataactgatGGCTCTCAAAgagtaatgtttttatttaaatatatactaCTTGCATCACTTAGAAGCAAGTGTGAAACTCATAGGAACAGCAACTGATTAGATGAAATTTGCTTTGGTACTTCTCTGTATTAAATGAAAGATTTCATAGGAAGAAAACTTCATCTGtacattttggttttcagtctTCCAACTCTCACTTTTGAAGTAGTGATTATTTAGAATGGTAATAATCACAGTTTAGTGGCTTTACTAATGTCAGAGTGGGTCTAGgtcaatattttttgttcttttctagtCTTTCCAGTGTCAGTCTTCCTTTAGCCAAGATAATTCCAATAATAAATGGACAGATTCATTCAGTATGCAGTGAAACACCCAGTCACTTTGTTCAGGTAAGAATGTTGCTTATTTAAAATGCCCAAGGAAAAATTTGAAATGAGTGTTGCATGTTTcgtttttaaaatgtacttcattctgttttatttcaatagctttaaaaaaccaGGAACAATTAGCATAACTGAAACTCTTTGTATCTGTCTTGCAAAAATATGGTATTTTTCTAGAACCTTTTGCTGAACTGTGCATAAGCACAAAAAGGTCTCTCAAATTGGTTCTACTTGCGGTTCTGCACATAAACCTTTCTAAAGCAAGACATTTGAGTTACATCTCTGTGGGAGTGCCAGGTGCTTTTCTCAtgtatttctgtgctgcagcaaaaccagaagagcaGTAGATGTGTTTGATTAAGcaaatttattctttaaatttCTTCTAGGACCTGTTGATGATGGAACAAGTGAAAGATTTTGCTGCTAATGTTTATGAAGCTTTTAGTACCCCTCAGCAACTAGAGAAATGAACTGCCCATTTATAGGAATAGATTGTGTATTTGTAACAAATCCATGTGACTACTGATGAGACTTGGGTTAATTTTATAATGGTGTAGGAGTGGTAGACCAGCAGAAAGAACATACTGAAAAAAGTGGGAGCAAGCCCATATTTGTCCTAATAGAATTCTGTTTCAAACACCCGTGAAAGATATTCTTGTTGAAAGAATCATTGTATGTAAAgtcttttctattaaaaaagtgGTTCAACTCTTCCATAattaatttgattatttttattgcatctGAAAGGCATCTGGTGGCAGTATTAGAACAagttactaaaaaaaccccagttctTTGCCTGAGGTGTgtaagttttggaaaaaaactaaTGATAGTTAAGAATAGCAGAGAGTAGCAGAATGAAGTAaggcttctttcttcttcttgcaaacttttcttcattaaaaggaaaacttttttcccTGAACTTTACAAATGTTATTCCAGAGTCTCTCATTCTTCAGAAAGCCTTTGCCAACTGATGCTGGGGGGTGCTCTCTCTTACTTAATCCTAAAGGAATGTGGATTTCTAGAAGTTTTCTTGTCTATGCTGTTCAAACAGCTACAGTGTATACATttaacttgtaaatattttatcttaatttgtattaattttgaGCCCAATTGTCTGtattgtaataaaatattttaatgtaaaatttgtGCCTGTGTTCACGTTACTAGCAGGAAAAGCTATAACTTCGTTTGGCCCATCACTTAAAATCCTGACATAGCTGAAAGAATAAATTTAACATATATAGTAATAGTTTTGCGCTTATTAACATTActtaggaaaaataaacctttgCTATCTACACTAAAACAATTAATGCTTTTTTGTTGTCCTATACCTCCCCCTCTTTGCAAACTTCATGCTGCACCCCAACACATGATGAGTTTAGGAATTTTTCAAGTTAGATACAATCTACCCTCTGCTTAAAATGTTGTCTTTCTGCCAAAGCTGAGGAACCCTAGCAACTCCAGATTATGTCTCTTTATAAAAGCAGTTAGTCATTGAAGTGTATGTTTGAAGGCACCCTGGTAACTGTGTAAAAATAGTCACTGTAAACAAGAGTCAGCTTCCACCATGTAAAATtatacaaaacataaaaaaacccacaaccatcCCACTTTCCTGATATCCCAATAATGGATACAATTATTCAACAGCAGTAACAGgtaaaaacaagtattttcattATGAGAAACGAAGATGTACACATGCATTGTCTCCACACACTTGTGATGAATTCCTAGCCCCTAGAGGACTGTTCTTGCAGACACATTACTCAGCTGAAACTATCCACTGTCAGTTGTTACATGCAACTGGAAAAAGTTTATTCTTTTTGCTGAAACACAGTTTTTACTGTACAGTGTTGAGGCAGTTCGAATTCTTGTATTAAAGAAGGTATACAACTGACTTCCATGCATCTGCTGTCAGATCTATTGAACACTGCCTTGAGCtagttttgttctttcttatGGCTTTAAAAATCTAGTGCCTGTTTATTTCCCCACCTAGTTCTTCACATAACTTGGCAAGAAACTGACTAAAAAAGGTGGAGAGGTCAAGGTAGATGCTCAGTTTTCACACAAGTTCAAAGGAACAAATTGTATGCAGAGATTCACCTATCTAGTGCTAGATTTCACGTGAGGTTCATTCCATCCCTTAATAACAGCCcacctttcattaaaaaaatgaaattattgatGTTTCTCAGTCAAGCAAGGAAGAGTTAGAAACCAGTGGTGAGAAACTGGGCAAAAAACCAGTATTCCCTACTACCCACCTCTCCAGCAGTGTGTGGCTCAGTTTACACCAGTCAGTTGTAAAGTCCAGCCCCACTGACATGGCAATTGCTGAGGGCTTAATTGAGGTAGAGTTATTACGATTCCCTTTTCTCCCACTGCAACCCATTTCAGCAGTTCCTTGTAGCCAGCCAGCTTTGCCTGAGATAAAAACATACGCTATAGTTAGAACAGTGCCTTTTCAAAGTGCATAGAGTTGCAAAATTTGACAAAAGAAATGTTCCATAACTACTTCACTATCCAGTTATCCCAAAACGCCACTTACCAACCAAATGAATGATAAAACAATGATTAAAGGCAGTAGAAAAATACTTGCAAAGTAGATAATGTAAGTGATAAAGCTAGGGGTGTTGGGTCTTGAGAAGTACTTAGGTCTGTAAAAGGTACATAAacaattttcagaagtatttggGTCTAAGCAGGGATCCAGGTACCGCAGTATACAGCTCTATATTGCCTATTTTGAAATGTCTGTTCCCATGGTGGAACTTGCGGTCTTGAATGAGCACCAATGTTTCTCACAGCCTGCAACCAGGTATCTCAAACAAAGCTGACCTGAAGAACCCTGCTGCtaaacacacaaataaatttTATGGTGAGACTCTTACACCAGCTGgtgaaatgctgaaaacagtTGCACAGCTGAAGACCAGTCTCTACCACAGAGGAACATAACTCTCTTGTGCACATATAGTCTAGATGCATCTCCAGACTGTGTGATGCATCTacataatt
This window encodes:
- the PEX3 gene encoding peroxisomal biogenesis factor 3 — encoded protein: MIRSLWSFLKRHKKKCLVLGTFLGGVYLLGKYGQKKIREIQEREAAEYIAQARRQYHFESNQRTCNMTVLSMLPTLRDALMHQLNSESLTSLLKNRPANKLEIWEDLKIISFTRSIAAVYSTCMLVVLLRVQLNIIGGYIYLDNAALCKNGTTPLAPPEVQQQYLSSIQHLLGDGLTELITVVKQAVHKVFGSISLKHTLSLLELEQKLKDIRKVVERKDSDQIASYSPLCHYLMPDEENPLATQACGLTERDIATIKLLNETRDMLESPDFSTVLSTCLNRGFSRLLDNMAEFFRPTEQDLSQNGSVNSLSSVSLPLAKIIPIINGQIHSVCSETPSHFVQDLLMMEQVKDFAANVYEAFSTPQQLEK